ATGGGGCGGCAGAACACCGCCGGAGGCAGGACAAATTCAATCGGTCAATATAAATGAGAATGATTCTCGTTGCAACGCGAGCTTTGTTACAGGGTAATACGCTCCAGCGCCCGCCGTGACGCGTCGTCCGCCGGGTAGACGCATTTGATGCGCATCTCCTGCAGCCCGGCGTCGCGCGGGGTGCCCAGCGTGGTGAGGGTGGTGAAGAGCGAGATCGTTACACCGTCGCGCTGCAGGGGTACGGGCAGGAAGGGGGGCGGGTCGCCGGCGGTGTCGGCCGGCCACATGGGGTTCCGTGCGGCGTCCGGGGCACCGTGGCGGCGGGAGACCGTCGCCTGGCTCGATGCCCTGGCGCTGCCCCGGAGCGCGCGCTCAGAACTCAGAACGTATAGACGATGCCCGTGCCGCCGAAGTAGCTCTGCTTGTTTTGCACGATCGGGCTCTTGGCCGCATTGCCCAGCAGGCGCGTGGTGCCGACCACCGCCTGCATCGCCCAGTTGCGCGAGAACGTGTGCTTCCACGCCACCGTCAGCGAGGCCGCCTGCAGGCCGCTGTCGGCGGTGTACGGCGCGAAGCCGCTGTCGGCGGCCTGCTGCGGCGTCACGCCGAAGTAGGTCTGCATGTACTTGCGCGAGCCGAAAGACAGGCTCGGGCTCACGGTGATCTTGTTGGCGCCCCAGCTATAGACCGGTGCCGCCACGTCGACGTGCGCGGACCAGCCGCGGTCGCGGTTGCTGATCGGCACCTCCAGCGTGGCGCTGGCGGTCGTCTCGCCGACGATCCGGCCGCCGACCGTGAAGGCGCCCAGGAGCGATCCCTTGACGCTGCCCATCCCGCGCAGATCGTCCGAGCCGGGGCGGCCGTAGCGGCTTTCGTCGGCGCGGCCCGGGTCGTAGGACACCGCGGCCGACGCGAACATGCCGTTCGCGAAGTGCATGGCATAGCCCGCGCCGCCGCGTGTCGGATCGATGAAGAACCCGTTGCCGAATTCGGCCCGCAGGCCCGGCATGACGGTGACGGTGTACTGCTTGCTGCCCTGGTAGCGCGGTGCCACACCGGCATTGAGCGACAGCGAATACGACGATTCGGCGGCCAGGACCTGCGACGGCGACAGCCAGATGCCCGGCAGCAGGGCGAGACAGGAGATGGAGAGACGTTTGCGCACAGCGGACCCCTTAGAGAGAGCCCGCAGTCTGACCGGGTGCCGCGCGCCCGTCTGTCTGGAAATTGCCGGGAAGTTGTGCGCAATTGTGCGCGAGTGCGCGCAAGTTTCGTGCGATCGTCCGCTCGCGGGCCCGTCGTCATACACTGCGCTCCATTGCAAGAAAACGGGGTGTGGGCGATGGTCGAGGCGCCGCTCAAGACCAAGGTGCTGCTGATCGAGGACGACGACCGTCTGGCGCAGCTGGTCAGCGAATATCTGGGCAACTACGAATTCACCGTCGAGGTGGTCCGGCGCGGCGATACCGCGGTCGCGGCCGTGCGCGAGCATCAGCCGGCGCTGGTGATCCTCGACCTGATGTTGCCGCACATGGACGGCATGGAGGTGTGCCGGCGCATCCGCGCGTTTTCGCGCGTGCCGGTGCTGATCCTGACGGCGCGCGTCGATACCTACGACCAGGTCGCGGGCCTGGAGATCGGCGCCGACGACTACGTGCTCAAGCCGGTCGAGCCGCGCCTGCTGGTTGCCCGCGCTCGTGCCCTGCTGCGCCGCGTGGTGCCCGCCACGTCGGCTGCCGAGCCGGCCGTCCCGCACGACGACCTGCTGGTGTTCGGCGAACTCGCCATCTCGCCGCCCAACCGCACCGTCACCTGGCGCGGCCAGCCGGTCGACCTGAAGACGGCCGAGTTCAACCTGCTGTTGATCCTGGCGCGCGCCGCCGGCACCGTGCTCAGCCGCGACGACATCCTCAAGCAGTTGCGCGGCATCGAATTCGACGGGCTGGACCGCACCGTCGACTCCGGCATCTCGCGCCTGCGCCGCCGTTTCTGCGACGCCTCGCCCGAGCCGCACAAGATCAAGACGATCTGGGGGCGCGGCTATCTGTTCAGCCCCTCGGCGTGGGAGGCGTGACACCGCATGCTCCGCTCCACTCTGAAGCTATCGCTCATGATGCTGGTGACCGGCGCGATTGCCGTCCAGGTGCTCAGTTGGTCGGCCGGCTGGCTGTTCCACGACACCATGACGCAGGGTCAGCGCGAGGGGCGCAAGGGTTACGTCTTCCTGCTGCGGGAGTATCTCGACCGCTTTCCCGGCGAGGCCCGCGCCACGGCCATCCAGCGCCTCAACGACAACGCGACAGAGCTGTTCGACATGGTTGGCCCCGATACGGTCGCCGATCTGAGTACCGGGCAGCGGCGCGACCTAGCCGATGGCAAGCTGGTTGTGATGACCAACCGCATGGATTACTACCTGCCGTTGCGCGACGGAACCGTGCTGCATGCACACTTTGAAGACATCAGCTATTACACCGCCATCAAGGTGATCGCCTTCTGCTTCATCGCTATCGCCACGCTGCTGCCGATCCTGTTCTGGAGCTGGTTGCTGTGGCGAGACCTGCGTGCCCTGGAGGAGGCGGCGCGCGGCTTCGGCGGCGGCAGGCTGTCCACCCGTGCGCATCTGCACCGGGGTTCCAACGTGTACGGCCTCGCGCACCAGTTCAACGACATGGCCGAACGCATCCAGGACTCGATCCAGCACCAGCGCGAGATGATGAACGGCATCTCGCACGAGCTGAAAACGCCGATCGCGCGACTGGAATTCGGCATCGCGCTGCTGCAGTCGCCGGTGCCGGAAGCGCAGCGCAAGGCCCGCCTTGATGCCCTGCACAGCGATGTGCGCGAACTCGACGAGCTGGTCACGGAGCTGCTGGCCCTGAGCCGGCTGGAGCAGGGCGCCACGCACCTGGTGCTGATGCGCGTGGCGGTCGACGAATGGCTCGACAGCGTGGTCGCCAACATCGCCGACGACGTGGCCGACCGGCAGCTCACGCTCGCCGTGCACGCCGATTTCGCGCCCGCGCACCATGTCTGCGATCCGCGCCTGGTCGCGCGCGCCTTGCTCAACCTGATCCGCAATGCCATGCGCTACGCGCGCCACACCATCACCGTGCACGCCGAGGCCAACACCCACGGCCGCCTGTGCCTGACGGTGGAAGACGACGGCCCCGGCATCCCCATCGCCGAGCGCGAGCGCGTGTTCGAGCCGTTCTACCGGCTGGACGCCAGCCGCGACCGCCATACCGGCGGCTTCGGCCTGGGCCTGGCGATCGTGCGGCGGATCGCGCTGGTGCACGGCGGCGAGGTACGGCTCGATGCGAGCGGCACCGGCGGCGCCCGCTTCGTCCTGTCGCTGCCGCCGATGTCCACGCTGTAGGCAGTTCAGGCAGGCCGCATCACGCGGCCTCCGCCTCCGGCCCCGGCCGGTGCAGGAACGCGCTCGGGCTCTGGCCGAAGGCGCGCCGGAACATCGCCGAGAACGCGCTCTGGCTGTTGTAGCCCAGCTCCTGCGCGATGCGCGACAGCGGCAGGCCCTGCGACATCAGCGGGATCGCGCTGGCCAGCACCGCTTGCTGGCGCCACTGCGAAAAATTCACGCCCAGCTCGTCGCGGAAACGCCGGGCCAGCGTGCGGGTGCTGGCGCCGACCTCGCGCGCCAGTGCATCGAAGGTCAGCGGCGTGCCCGGATCGGCCATCACCCGTTCGCACAGCGCGCGCAGGCGCTTGTCGGCCGGCATCGGCAAGTCCAGCGGCAGCGGCGCACTGCGGCGCAGTTCGTCGAGGATCAGCGTGGCCAGGGCCTGTTCGCGGGCGGGCGCCAGCGGCCGGCGCACGTCCATTGCGGCGATCAGCTCGCGCAGCAGCGGCGACACCTCCATCACCCGGCATTGCGCGAGCGCGTCCGTCACCACCGAGGGATCGATGTAGAGCGTGCGCAGGAAGGCCGCCTCCACCACCCACACCTCGTGCACGATCCCGGGCGGGATCCAGATGGCGCGTGACGGCGGCACCACCCACGCCGTGTCGCCGGCCTGCACGCGCAGCACGCCGGTATGGCTGTAAGCGACCTGGGCCCAGGCGTGCGTGTGGCGC
The sequence above is drawn from the Ralstonia solanacearum K60 genome and encodes:
- a CDS encoding MipA/OmpV family protein; translation: MRKRLSISCLALLPGIWLSPSQVLAAESSYSLSLNAGVAPRYQGSKQYTVTVMPGLRAEFGNGFFIDPTRGGAGYAMHFANGMFASAAVSYDPGRADESRYGRPGSDDLRGMGSVKGSLLGAFTVGGRIVGETTASATLEVPISNRDRGWSAHVDVAAPVYSWGANKITVSPSLSFGSRKYMQTYFGVTPQQAADSGFAPYTADSGLQAASLTVAWKHTFSRNWAMQAVVGTTRLLGNAAKSPIVQNKQSYFGGTGIVYTF
- a CDS encoding response regulator transcription factor, encoding MVEAPLKTKVLLIEDDDRLAQLVSEYLGNYEFTVEVVRRGDTAVAAVREHQPALVILDLMLPHMDGMEVCRRIRAFSRVPVLILTARVDTYDQVAGLEIGADDYVLKPVEPRLLVARARALLRRVVPATSAAEPAVPHDDLLVFGELAISPPNRTVTWRGQPVDLKTAEFNLLLILARAAGTVLSRDDILKQLRGIEFDGLDRTVDSGISRLRRRFCDASPEPHKIKTIWGRGYLFSPSAWEA
- a CDS encoding ATP-binding protein; translation: MLRSTLKLSLMMLVTGAIAVQVLSWSAGWLFHDTMTQGQREGRKGYVFLLREYLDRFPGEARATAIQRLNDNATELFDMVGPDTVADLSTGQRRDLADGKLVVMTNRMDYYLPLRDGTVLHAHFEDISYYTAIKVIAFCFIAIATLLPILFWSWLLWRDLRALEEAARGFGGGRLSTRAHLHRGSNVYGLAHQFNDMAERIQDSIQHQREMMNGISHELKTPIARLEFGIALLQSPVPEAQRKARLDALHSDVRELDELVTELLALSRLEQGATHLVLMRVAVDEWLDSVVANIADDVADRQLTLAVHADFAPAHHVCDPRLVARALLNLIRNAMRYARHTITVHAEANTHGRLCLTVEDDGPGIPIAERERVFEPFYRLDASRDRHTGGFGLGLAIVRRIALVHGGEVRLDASGTGGARFVLSLPPMSTL
- a CDS encoding AraC family transcriptional regulator gives rise to the protein MPAQRLLPTDIEGRIPPSPAHPVRLYTRQMQANSRFPRHTHAWAQVAYSHTGVLRVQAGDTAWVVPPSRAIWIPPGIVHEVWVVEAAFLRTLYIDPSVVTDALAQCRVMEVSPLLRELIAAMDVRRPLAPAREQALATLILDELRRSAPLPLDLPMPADKRLRALCERVMADPGTPLTFDALAREVGASTRTLARRFRDELGVNFSQWRQQAVLASAIPLMSQGLPLSRIAQELGYNSQSAFSAMFRRAFGQSPSAFLHRPGPEAEAA